The proteins below come from a single Tenuifilum thalassicum genomic window:
- a CDS encoding sensor histidine kinase, with product MTQIFKNIRNRYYEKIICIPNHLYERKDLSFLRNDLFFSILLITFLFGILAYIPSVFFSVEHEKYAIGIIDTIAIATITYITFSRKLSITTKKIIFVVNAYILAIVLFIYLGTKGPATIVLFSISLLSTLFFSKRVGLISVAINAAVYFSLPFTINNLIPRPNFFNDLTVNAWLIIGFNLIIFNTILVIAISFLVDHLESLIINEKELQNQLKKEREDLIVAKQRAEESDKLKSAFLANMSHEIRTPMNGILGFLDLLQQPDLSEATKSKYIHIVNKSAERLMNTINDLIDISKIEAGEINIVNTETDIDKLLIELYNFYNPQAIKKGITLFPSIPYSNLELKIYTDNQKLYAILSNLIKNALKFTDEGNICFGYLLKDNIIEFFVKDTGIGIPKDRQDVIFNRFVQADLSDKRAFQGSGLGLSIAKAYVELLGGKIWVESEEGVGSVFKFTIPLILSKPQNI from the coding sequence ATGACTCAGATATTCAAAAACATAAGAAACCGTTACTATGAAAAAATAATTTGCATTCCAAATCACTTATACGAAAGGAAGGACCTATCTTTTTTGAGAAATGATCTTTTTTTCTCCATTTTGCTTATTACTTTTCTCTTTGGAATATTAGCTTACATACCAAGCGTTTTTTTTTCAGTTGAACATGAGAAATATGCAATAGGTATAATTGACACGATTGCAATAGCAACAATAACTTACATCACATTTAGCAGGAAATTAAGCATTACTACTAAAAAAATTATCTTCGTCGTAAATGCTTACATTCTAGCCATAGTCCTATTCATTTATTTAGGGACAAAAGGGCCTGCAACCATTGTATTATTCAGCATCTCACTTCTATCTACACTATTTTTTAGTAAACGAGTTGGACTTATATCAGTTGCAATCAACGCAGCTGTTTATTTTTCGTTGCCCTTTACTATAAACAATCTAATTCCTAGACCTAATTTTTTTAATGATTTAACAGTAAATGCATGGCTGATTATTGGGTTTAACCTGATAATCTTTAATACCATTTTAGTTATTGCAATATCATTCTTAGTTGATCATCTTGAAAGTTTAATCATAAATGAAAAAGAGTTACAAAATCAACTTAAGAAGGAAAGAGAAGATTTGATAGTTGCAAAACAAAGAGCAGAAGAATCAGACAAGTTAAAATCGGCATTTTTAGCTAATATGAGCCATGAGATTCGAACACCAATGAATGGAATTTTGGGCTTTCTTGACCTTTTACAACAGCCCGACCTATCAGAAGCAACCAAATCTAAATACATCCACATTGTTAACAAAAGCGCTGAGCGGCTGATGAATACAATTAACGATTTAATTGATATTTCGAAGATTGAAGCTGGTGAAATTAACATAGTAAATACTGAAACCGATATTGACAAATTACTAATTGAACTTTACAACTTTTATAACCCTCAGGCTATCAAAAAAGGGATAACCCTATTCCCTTCTATACCTTACAGCAATTTGGAACTGAAGATATATACTGACAACCAAAAGCTATATGCCATTCTGAGCAACCTTATAAAAAATGCGTTGAAATTTACCGATGAAGGAAACATTTGTTTTGGTTACCTTTTAAAAGACAACATAATTGAATTTTTTGTTAAAGATACTGGAATTGGTATCCCAAAAGATAGACAAGATGTAATTTTCAACCGTTTTGTTCAAGCCGATTTATCGGACAAACGAGCATTTCAAGGTTCAGGTTTAGGGCTTTCCATTGCAAAAGCATACGTGGAGCTGTTAGGTGGTAAAATTTGGGTTGAAAGCGAGGAAGGGGTTGGCTCTGTATTCAAGTTCACAATACCACTTATACTTAGCAAACCACAAAACATTTGA
- a CDS encoding Maf family nucleotide pyrophosphatase, with protein sequence MLLQELLIDKKLVLASKSPRRRNLLKGLDVDFEIWDTSHDDDEPFPQNIPLHDVPVYLARYKASHFADRLDAKTILLACDTIVVCCNQILGKPKDEADARQIIGALQNKSHTVITGVCIKSKDIERVFSVSTEVYFKRLSPEQIDYYVSKYKPFDKAGAYGVQEWIGYVGVERIDGSYYNVMGLPVETLHDQLISFIKLISK encoded by the coding sequence ATGCTTTTACAGGAATTGCTAATCGATAAAAAATTGGTCCTGGCATCTAAATCGCCACGACGAAGGAATTTACTTAAAGGATTGGATGTTGATTTTGAGATATGGGATACCTCGCACGACGATGATGAACCTTTTCCTCAAAATATTCCTCTTCATGATGTTCCCGTATATCTTGCTCGTTACAAGGCTTCCCATTTTGCCGATAGGCTTGATGCTAAAACAATTCTTTTGGCATGCGACACTATAGTTGTTTGTTGTAACCAAATACTTGGTAAACCAAAAGATGAAGCGGATGCCAGGCAGATAATAGGTGCGCTTCAGAATAAATCACATACAGTAATAACTGGTGTTTGCATTAAATCGAAAGATATAGAGCGTGTGTTCTCGGTTTCTACAGAGGTATATTTTAAAAGGTTGAGCCCAGAGCAAATCGATTACTACGTATCAAAATATAAGCCTTTCGATAAGGCGGGTGCATATGGCGTTCAGGAATGGATTGGGTATGTGGGTGTTGAACGAATCGATGGTTCCTACTACAATGTAATGGGGCTGCCTGTAGAAACTTTACACGATCAATTAATCTCTTTCATAAAATTGATATCAAAATAA
- a CDS encoding S46 family peptidase — protein sequence MKKKVLLLVLSAVFTFSAIADEGMWIPMLIGKNIPEMQRMGFKLTAEDLYSVNHSSLKDAIVQFGRGCTGELISDQGLLITNHHCGFSSIQSHSTVDNNLLANGFWAKSHADELPNPGLTVRFLVRMDDVTDKVLKNVTTTMTELERAKAIGQVADSLIELAEKEGVGYEAIIRPFYYGNQYFIFVYQVFEDVRLVGAPPETIGKFGGDTDNWVWPRHTGDFSMFRIYADKNNNPAPYSPDNVPYKPKRFLKISTKGIKEGDFTLVYGFPGRTKQYITSHEVNLIINQINPNNIALRDIRLSIFDSFMSKNDTIAIKYASKHARVANAWKKWIGETMGLKRLNAVSKKQELESMFAAWASSKPELNERYGWLLPKFEQLYSELAPLSLIANYRYEAVYGVELIGFASRFEKLINLVLDPKADKDKLEAQKQALIGYSRRFFKDFELAVDREVFAAMMQAYSERVPEQLQPQFLLKVKEQNGNWRQLASQIYSQTAFADSVRVITLLSGIDSITVKEFVNDPVFGIYLDFEDFYRQNIRDRYYEISDSLNVLYRYYVEGLMRMQPDKRFFPDANSTLRIAYGKVGGFAPRDGVVYNYYTTIDGVYEKAQQRNVPDYVAPERLIEFYKKKDFGPYAENGTVPVAFIASNHTTGGNSGSPVLDAEGNLIGVNFDRCWESTMSDVMFDPNYCRNITLDIRYALFIIDKFAGAKNLVDEMEIIN from the coding sequence ATGAAGAAAAAAGTGTTATTACTAGTATTATCAGCAGTGTTTACTTTTAGTGCCATTGCCGATGAGGGTATGTGGATACCCATGCTAATAGGCAAAAATATTCCCGAAATGCAACGCATGGGATTTAAGTTAACAGCCGAGGACCTCTACAGTGTAAACCATTCTAGTTTGAAAGATGCCATTGTTCAGTTTGGTAGAGGATGTACTGGCGAGCTAATTTCCGATCAAGGTCTTTTAATCACAAATCACCATTGTGGTTTTTCGTCAATACAATCCCATTCAACTGTCGATAATAATCTTCTAGCAAATGGTTTTTGGGCAAAGTCGCATGCCGACGAACTTCCCAACCCAGGGCTCACGGTTAGGTTTCTTGTTAGAATGGATGACGTAACCGATAAGGTGTTGAAGAATGTAACGACCACCATGACTGAGCTAGAACGCGCAAAAGCCATTGGGCAGGTTGCTGATAGCCTTATTGAATTGGCAGAAAAAGAAGGGGTTGGCTATGAGGCTATTATTCGTCCTTTTTACTATGGAAACCAGTATTTCATTTTTGTTTATCAGGTTTTTGAAGATGTTAGGCTGGTAGGTGCCCCACCTGAAACTATTGGCAAATTTGGTGGCGATACCGACAACTGGGTTTGGCCACGCCATACTGGCGATTTCTCAATGTTTCGTATTTACGCCGATAAAAATAATAATCCTGCACCATACTCGCCCGATAATGTACCCTATAAACCAAAACGTTTCCTGAAGATATCAACGAAAGGTATAAAAGAAGGCGATTTTACTCTGGTTTATGGTTTCCCTGGTCGTACAAAGCAGTATATTACTTCACACGAAGTAAATCTGATAATTAACCAGATAAACCCAAATAATATTGCTTTGCGCGATATTAGGTTGTCGATTTTTGATAGCTTTATGAGTAAAAATGATACCATTGCCATTAAGTATGCTTCAAAACATGCGCGTGTTGCCAATGCCTGGAAAAAATGGATTGGTGAAACAATGGGACTTAAAAGACTTAATGCTGTTTCAAAGAAGCAGGAACTTGAGAGCATGTTTGCTGCCTGGGCATCGTCAAAACCAGAGTTGAATGAACGATACGGATGGCTACTCCCTAAATTTGAACAGCTATATTCCGAACTTGCACCGCTATCGTTAATTGCAAATTATAGGTACGAAGCTGTATATGGTGTTGAGCTTATTGGCTTTGCATCGCGTTTTGAAAAATTAATCAATCTTGTTCTAGATCCAAAGGCTGATAAAGATAAACTTGAAGCGCAAAAACAGGCACTTATAGGATATTCCAGAAGATTCTTTAAGGATTTTGAACTTGCTGTTGACCGCGAAGTATTTGCTGCTATGATGCAGGCATACTCAGAACGGGTGCCTGAGCAACTTCAACCTCAATTTCTTCTCAAAGTGAAGGAGCAAAATGGTAATTGGCGACAGCTTGCTTCGCAAATATACTCCCAAACTGCTTTTGCCGATAGCGTTAGAGTAATTACCCTTCTTTCAGGTATTGACAGCATTACAGTAAAAGAGTTTGTTAACGATCCCGTATTTGGCATCTACCTTGATTTTGAAGATTTTTATCGTCAAAACATACGCGATAGATATTACGAGATTAGCGATAGCCTTAACGTGCTTTATCGATACTACGTTGAGGGCTTAATGCGTATGCAGCCTGACAAGCGATTTTTCCCCGATGCAAATTCCACATTACGAATTGCATATGGTAAAGTTGGAGGTTTTGCTCCGCGCGATGGCGTAGTTTACAACTATTATACAACTATCGATGGGGTATATGAAAAGGCGCAGCAGCGCAATGTGCCTGATTATGTTGCACCCGAGCGTTTAATTGAATTTTACAAGAAAAAGGATTTTGGCCCCTATGCCGAAAATGGCACTGTGCCAGTTGCATTTATTGCTTCGAATCATACCACTGGTGGTAATTCAGGTAGTCCTGTTCTGGATGCTGAAGGCAACTTAATAGGTGTTAACTTCGACCGCTGCTGGGAAAGTACCATGAGCGATGTAATGTTCGATCCTAACTACTGCCGGAACATAACCCTTGATATACGCTATGCACTATTTATCATTGATAAGTTTGCTGGTGCTAAAAACTTAGTCGATGAGATGGAGATTATTAACTAG